In one Umezawaea sp. Da 62-37 genomic region, the following are encoded:
- the pxpB gene encoding 5-oxoprolinase subunit PxpB, with product MRLRRCGSEAVLVEVDSLGEVAAVRVAVRAAELPEVVDVVPAARTVLISVRPGADLGTVRRVLDAVDLGRAVEVGSREVRIPVRYDGPDLDLVARTAELSTAEVVELHSGAEYEVAFCGFAPGFGYLVGLPEALRQPRLDSPRTKVPAGSVAIAGEFTAAYPRATPGGWRLLGRTDVALFDARRDEPALLAPGDRVRFEVAG from the coding sequence ATGCGGCTGCGGCGGTGCGGTTCGGAGGCGGTGCTGGTCGAGGTCGACTCGCTTGGCGAGGTGGCCGCGGTGCGGGTCGCCGTTCGCGCGGCCGAACTGCCGGAAGTGGTGGACGTCGTGCCCGCGGCCCGGACGGTGTTGATCTCGGTTCGCCCCGGCGCGGACCTGGGGACCGTGCGGCGGGTGCTGGACGCGGTCGACCTGGGCCGGGCGGTGGAGGTCGGGTCCCGCGAGGTGCGGATACCGGTGCGGTACGACGGGCCGGACCTGGACCTGGTGGCGCGGACGGCGGAACTGAGCACCGCCGAGGTCGTGGAGCTGCATTCGGGCGCCGAGTACGAGGTGGCGTTCTGCGGGTTCGCGCCGGGGTTCGGGTACCTCGTGGGACTGCCCGAGGCGTTGCGGCAGCCGCGGTTGGACAGTCCGCGCACGAAGGTGCCCGCGGGGTCGGTGGCGATCGCCGGGGAGTTCACGGCGGCCTACCCCCGTGCCACACCAGGGGGATGGCGGTTGCTGGGGCGGACCGACGTGGCGCTGTTCGACGCGCGCCGTGACGAGCCCGCGCTGCTCGCCCCCGGTGACCGGGTGCGGTTCGAGGTGGCCGGGTGA
- a CDS encoding biotin-dependent carboxyltransferase family protein — MRRLTVLRTGPQALVQDLGRPGYAHLGVPPSGALDMPALRLANRLAGNPESAAGLEVLLGGLAVRARCSCTVVVTGPRVPVLRNGKPVGSHAPVHLACDDVLEIGTPEDGLRCYAAVSGGIAVEAELGSRSTDLLSGIGPEPLRADDELPLGPVVAPAVGIDVLAPTRVPAELAVAVLLGPRDDWFDLPVRQLAAGRWTVSERSNRVGMRLTGTALERGARFAGRELASEGIPTGGVQVPADGQPVVFLADHPTTGGYPVIGVVPAAELALLAQARPGTAFRFRPRA, encoded by the coding sequence GTGAGGCGGCTGACCGTGCTGCGGACCGGTCCGCAGGCCCTGGTGCAGGACCTGGGGCGGCCGGGGTACGCGCATCTCGGCGTGCCGCCGTCGGGCGCGCTCGACATGCCCGCCCTGCGGCTGGCGAACCGGCTGGCGGGGAACCCGGAATCCGCGGCGGGGCTGGAAGTGCTGCTCGGCGGACTTGCCGTCCGGGCAAGGTGCTCGTGCACGGTCGTGGTGACGGGGCCGCGGGTTCCGGTGCTGCGCAACGGGAAGCCGGTCGGGTCGCACGCGCCGGTGCACCTGGCGTGCGATGACGTGCTGGAGATCGGCACGCCCGAGGACGGGTTGCGCTGCTACGCGGCGGTGTCCGGCGGTATCGCGGTGGAGGCCGAACTGGGGAGCCGGTCGACCGACCTGCTGTCCGGGATCGGGCCGGAACCGCTGCGCGCCGACGACGAACTGCCGCTCGGGCCGGTGGTCGCGCCCGCGGTGGGCATCGACGTGCTGGCGCCGACGCGGGTGCCCGCGGAACTGGCGGTGGCGGTGCTGCTCGGCCCCCGTGACGACTGGTTCGACTTGCCCGTGCGGCAACTCGCGGCCGGGCGGTGGACGGTGTCGGAGCGGAGCAACCGGGTCGGCATGCGGCTGACCGGGACCGCGCTGGAGCGCGGGGCGCGCTTCGCGGGCCGGGAACTGGCCAGCGAGGGCATCCCGACCGGGGGCGTGCAGGTGCCCGCGGACGGGCAGCCGGTGGTGTTCCTGGCCGACCACCCGACGACCGGCGGATACCCGGTGATCGGGGTGGTGCCCGCCGCGGAGTTGGCGCTGCTGGCCCAAGCGCGGCCGGGTACCGCGTTCCGGTTCCGCCCGCGGGCCTGA
- a CDS encoding transcriptional repressor has product MRMTPQRQLVLDAVRELEHATPEQICQRVQATASTVNITTIYRTLDLLDKLGLVRHTHLGHGAPTYSADDHEHVHLVCHRCGRTDEIPCEILDGLAGTLGDSYGFELDASHLALSGTCRDCLEQENE; this is encoded by the coding sequence ATGCGCATGACACCCCAGCGACAGCTCGTGCTCGACGCGGTGCGCGAACTGGAGCACGCCACCCCCGAGCAGATCTGCCAACGCGTCCAGGCCACGGCGTCGACCGTGAACATCACGACGATCTACCGGACGCTGGACCTGCTGGACAAGCTCGGCCTGGTCCGGCACACCCACCTCGGCCACGGCGCCCCGACCTACTCGGCGGACGACCACGAGCACGTGCACCTGGTCTGCCACCGCTGCGGGCGGACCGACGAGATCCCGTGCGAGATCCTCGACGGCCTCGCCGGAACACTCGGCGACTCCTACGGGTTCGAACTGGACGCAAGCCACCTCGCGCTTTCCGGCACCTGTCGGGACTGCCTGGAACAGGAGAACGAGTGA
- a CDS encoding aerial mycelium formation protein gives MIEVRPGGRRRIDRVLAPDYAEGVEQRPLADVRALRDEAAQEETDLSYLRRLLHARIDIVRAEKLRRTDGGSSVVDQLATILASNAVGPSTGLGRYQTHEPSRADAHQRHVEALVSDVDLSDVSTLSDERLDLTLRTFIGEEASVSQRRRQVQVVMDQLNAEIAGRYQSGSASVDDLLADERSRPNHRIVKD, from the coding sequence GTGATCGAGGTGCGTCCTGGCGGACGCCGCCGTATCGACCGGGTGCTCGCCCCTGACTACGCAGAGGGCGTCGAGCAGCGCCCTCTCGCCGACGTGCGCGCGTTGCGCGACGAAGCGGCGCAAGAAGAGACCGACCTCTCCTACCTACGACGACTGCTGCACGCGCGGATCGACATCGTGCGTGCCGAGAAGCTGCGCCGGACCGACGGCGGATCGTCGGTCGTCGACCAGCTGGCGACGATCCTCGCGTCCAACGCGGTGGGCCCGTCGACCGGTCTCGGCCGGTACCAGACGCACGAGCCGTCGCGGGCCGACGCCCACCAGCGGCACGTGGAAGCGCTGGTCTCGGACGTGGACCTGTCCGACGTCAGCACCCTGTCCGACGAGAGGCTCGACCTGACGCTGCGCACCTTCATCGGTGAGGAAGCGTCGGTTTCGCAGCGCAGGCGCCAGGTGCAGGTCGTGATGGACCAGCTCAACGCGGAGATCGCGGGCCGCTACCAGAGCGGCAGCGCCTCGGTGGACGACCTGCTCGCGGACGAGCGCAGCCGACCGAACCACCGGATCGTCAAGGACTGA
- a CDS encoding folate-binding protein, which yields MISPLLAVPGAIAPFDGLPDQGVPWHFGDPFAEQRSAARSVAVFDRSHRGVIAVPGEDRLTWLHSLTSQHFTALAEGRGTEALVLDVQGRVEHHAVVANVDGTVYLDMEARTTEPLLKYLDSMRFWSKVDPRDATAELAVLSLVGPEVTALLAKLDLPVPGKPDEALGLPGGGFARRMTWPGHDAVDLLVPRAELPAWWQRLTDAGARPAGSWAFEALRVESLRPRLGIDTDEKTIPHEVNWIGSAVHLDKGCYRGQETVSKVHNVGRPPRRMLLLHLDGSREVQPETGDPVVLGERVVGRVGSVALHHELGTIALALIKRSVPVDADLLLGVDDRVVQGSIDPDSIPPDTPALGREAARNLGR from the coding sequence GTGATCTCACCGCTGCTCGCCGTGCCGGGTGCCATCGCACCGTTCGACGGCCTCCCCGACCAGGGGGTGCCGTGGCACTTCGGGGACCCGTTCGCCGAACAGCGGTCGGCCGCCCGATCCGTCGCCGTCTTCGACCGCTCGCACCGGGGCGTGATCGCCGTGCCCGGTGAGGACCGGCTGACCTGGCTGCACTCGCTGACCAGCCAGCACTTCACCGCGCTGGCCGAGGGCCGGGGCACCGAGGCGCTGGTCCTGGACGTCCAGGGCCGGGTCGAGCACCACGCGGTCGTCGCCAACGTCGACGGCACCGTGTACCTCGACATGGAGGCCCGGACCACCGAGCCGCTGCTCAAGTACCTCGACTCGATGCGCTTCTGGTCGAAGGTCGACCCGCGCGACGCGACGGCGGAACTCGCCGTGCTGTCCCTGGTCGGCCCGGAGGTCACCGCCCTGCTCGCGAAGCTCGACCTGCCGGTCCCCGGCAAGCCGGACGAGGCGCTCGGCCTCCCCGGCGGCGGCTTCGCCCGGCGCATGACCTGGCCCGGCCACGACGCCGTCGACCTGCTCGTGCCCCGCGCGGAGCTGCCTGCCTGGTGGCAGCGGCTGACCGACGCGGGCGCCCGGCCCGCGGGCTCGTGGGCGTTCGAGGCGCTGCGCGTCGAATCGCTGCGACCCCGCCTCGGGATCGACACGGACGAGAAGACCATCCCGCACGAGGTGAACTGGATCGGGTCGGCGGTGCACCTGGACAAGGGGTGCTACCGGGGCCAGGAGACCGTGTCGAAGGTGCACAACGTCGGACGGCCGCCGCGCCGGATGCTGCTGCTGCACCTGGACGGGTCCCGCGAGGTGCAGCCGGAGACCGGCGATCCGGTGGTGCTGGGCGAGCGGGTCGTCGGTCGGGTCGGCAGCGTGGCGCTGCACCACGAGCTGGGGACGATCGCGCTGGCGCTGATCAAGCGGTCGGTGCCGGTGGACGCGGACCTGCTGCTGGGGGTCGACGACCGCGTTGTGCAGGGGTCGATCGACCCGGACTCGATCCCGCCGGACACCCCGGCGCTGGGCCGGGAGGCGGCTCGGAACCTGGGCCGCTAA
- a CDS encoding MFS transporter, which produces MAGRYRWVVLGVGALAQGTNAAVFLGLPALTPQLRAHFDLTLPQVGLLIGAVNLGTMLTLVPWGAMADRRGERLVMTIGGVGAAAFLALVATGNALLAGLALFGAGVFGASVNAASGRAVMSWFTADRRGLAMGIRQTATPVGAALAAVVLPVVAANAGVPAAFVALSAFTALVAVAIAVFIREPPGAVRSAHGQGVVLRDPRLIRLSTASGLLVVPQFTAAALMVELLHDHRGVALGLASGLFAAAQVLGGAGRLGAGVWSDAVRSRLDPLRTVAVVVTAFFLLCALLVDAPLWLLATALVPTTALAVCWNGLAVTAAVELAPDGSSGTALGMQNSANYLSATITPALTGWVAVAVSWQASLVLAAAAAATARFLLRDLTEPSSSPPPPGSGGGPSPHRSPSP; this is translated from the coding sequence ATGGCAGGTCGTTATCGGTGGGTGGTCCTCGGCGTCGGCGCGCTCGCGCAGGGCACGAACGCGGCGGTCTTCCTCGGACTTCCCGCGCTGACGCCGCAGCTCAGAGCGCATTTCGACCTCACGCTGCCGCAGGTCGGCCTGCTCATCGGCGCGGTCAACCTGGGCACGATGCTCACCCTCGTCCCCTGGGGCGCGATGGCCGACCGCCGCGGCGAACGGCTGGTGATGACCATCGGCGGGGTCGGCGCCGCCGCCTTCCTGGCGCTGGTCGCGACCGGGAACGCGCTGCTCGCCGGACTGGCGCTGTTCGGCGCGGGTGTCTTCGGGGCCAGCGTGAACGCCGCCAGTGGCCGGGCGGTCATGAGCTGGTTCACCGCCGACCGCCGCGGCCTGGCCATGGGCATCCGGCAGACCGCCACGCCGGTGGGCGCGGCGCTGGCCGCCGTCGTGCTGCCGGTGGTCGCCGCGAACGCCGGTGTGCCCGCCGCCTTCGTGGCGCTGAGCGCCTTCACCGCGCTGGTGGCCGTCGCCATCGCGGTGTTCATCCGGGAACCACCCGGCGCCGTCCGGTCCGCGCACGGCCAGGGCGTCGTGCTGCGCGACCCGAGGCTGATCCGCCTGAGCACCGCCAGCGGCCTGCTGGTGGTGCCCCAGTTCACCGCTGCCGCCCTGATGGTGGAACTGCTGCACGACCACCGCGGCGTGGCGCTCGGACTCGCTTCGGGCCTGTTCGCGGCCGCCCAGGTGCTCGGCGGCGCGGGCAGGCTCGGCGCGGGCGTGTGGTCCGACGCGGTCCGCAGCAGGCTGGACCCGCTGCGGACCGTCGCCGTGGTGGTGACCGCCTTCTTCCTGCTGTGCGCCCTGCTGGTCGACGCCCCCTTGTGGCTGCTGGCGACCGCGCTGGTGCCCACGACCGCGCTGGCGGTGTGCTGGAACGGCCTCGCGGTGACCGCCGCCGTCGAGCTGGCGCCCGACGGCAGCAGCGGCACCGCGCTGGGCATGCAGAACTCGGCGAACTACCTGAGCGCCACGATCACCCCGGCCCTGACCGGGTGGGTGGCCGTCGCGGTCTCCTGGCAGGCCTCGCTCGTGCTCGCGGCCGCGGCCGCCGCTACCGCCCGGTTCCTGCTGCGGGACCTGACCGAGCCGAGCAGTAGCCCGCCGCCACCAGGAAGCGGTGGTGGGCCGTCTCCGCACCGGTCGCCGAGTCCCTGA
- a CDS encoding aminodeoxychorismate lyase — translation MRVLALLDGTLADPDAPLLRVDDLGLMRGDGIFETVLVVNGKPRELDPHLDRLARSAEMLDLPEPHRASFERALTLVLDNWSGGTEMALKLVYTRGVEGGDGTPTGFALGMPIAAKTLTQREAGLSAITLDRGVEPGLAERAPWLLLGAKTLSYAVNMAALREAERRGAEEVVFTTPDGGVLEGPTSTLVTVNGRTLTTPPATLGILPGTTQAALFRAAEREGWTVVVEPVATADLHAADGVFLLSSVRKITRVHTLDGKALTDSSVIHAELADLYESEY, via the coding sequence ATGCGAGTGCTGGCACTTCTCGACGGAACACTGGCCGACCCGGACGCCCCGCTGCTGCGGGTGGACGACCTCGGATTGATGCGCGGCGACGGCATCTTCGAGACGGTCCTGGTCGTCAACGGCAAGCCGCGGGAACTGGACCCCCACCTCGACCGGCTGGCCCGGTCCGCCGAGATGCTCGACCTCCCGGAACCCCACCGGGCCTCGTTCGAGCGGGCTCTCACCCTCGTGCTGGACAACTGGTCCGGCGGCACCGAGATGGCCCTGAAGCTCGTCTACACCCGCGGCGTCGAGGGCGGCGACGGCACGCCCACCGGGTTCGCGCTGGGCATGCCGATCGCGGCCAAGACGCTCACCCAGCGGGAAGCGGGCCTCTCGGCCATCACGCTGGACCGCGGCGTCGAGCCCGGCCTCGCCGAGCGCGCCCCGTGGCTGCTGCTGGGCGCCAAGACGCTGTCGTACGCGGTCAACATGGCCGCGCTGCGCGAGGCCGAGCGCCGGGGCGCCGAGGAGGTCGTGTTCACCACGCCCGACGGGGGCGTGCTGGAAGGCCCGACCTCGACGCTGGTCACGGTCAACGGCCGCACCCTCACGACCCCGCCCGCGACCCTCGGCATCCTGCCCGGCACCACGCAGGCCGCCCTGTTCCGCGCGGCCGAGCGCGAGGGCTGGACCGTGGTGGTCGAACCCGTCGCGACGGCCGACCTGCACGCCGCCGACGGCGTGTTCCTGTTGTCCAGCGTTCGCAAGATCACCCGCGTGCACACGCTGGACGGGAAGGCGCTCACCGATTCCTCGGTGATCCACGCGGAGCTGGCCGACCTCTACGAGTCCGAGTACTAG